One region of Mycobacterium riyadhense genomic DNA includes:
- a CDS encoding 3-oxoacyl-ACP reductase, with amino-acid sequence MTDLTRRLAGRVAVITGGGSGIGLAAGRRMRAEGATIVVGDIDVEAGAAAAAELSGLFAPVDVCDETAVNALFDIAAKTYGSVDVAFNNAGISPPEDDLIENTELPAWQRVQDVNLKSVYLCCRAALRHMVPAGKGSIINTASFVAVLGSATSQISYTASKGGVLAMSRELGVQFARQGIRVNALCPGPVNTPLLQELFAKDPERAARRLVHVPLGRFAEPEEIAAAVAFLASDDASFITASTFLVDGGISSAYVTPL; translated from the coding sequence GTGACGGACCTGACCCGACGGCTGGCGGGCCGGGTGGCGGTCATCACCGGCGGTGGCAGCGGCATTGGCCTGGCCGCCGGACGCCGGATGCGGGCCGAAGGTGCGACGATCGTCGTCGGCGATATCGACGTCGAGGCCGGTGCCGCCGCCGCTGCCGAACTTTCCGGTTTGTTTGCGCCAGTTGATGTTTGCGATGAAACAGCGGTCAATGCGTTGTTCGACATCGCAGCGAAAACCTACGGCTCCGTCGACGTCGCGTTCAACAACGCCGGCATCTCGCCGCCCGAGGACGACCTGATCGAAAACACCGAACTGCCGGCATGGCAACGGGTTCAAGACGTCAATCTGAAATCGGTGTATTTGTGCTGCCGGGCCGCGTTGCGGCACATGGTCCCCGCCGGGAAGGGTTCGATCATCAACACCGCGTCGTTCGTCGCGGTGCTGGGGTCGGCGACATCACAGATCTCCTACACCGCTTCGAAAGGCGGTGTCCTGGCCATGTCACGGGAACTGGGCGTGCAATTCGCGCGGCAGGGTATCCGGGTCAACGCGCTATGCCCCGGGCCGGTCAACACCCCACTGCTGCAAGAGCTTTTCGCCAAGGATCCGGAACGGGCCGCGCGCCGGCTGGTGCACGTGCCGTTGGGACGATTCGCCGAGCCCGAGGAAATAGCAGCTGCGGTTGCATTTTTGGCCAGCGACGACGCGTCGTTCATCACCGCATCGACGTTCCTAGTCGACGGGGGCATTAGCTCGGCTTACGTCACCCCGCTGTAG
- a CDS encoding alkaline phosphatase family protein has protein sequence MPGSICDVLPAAAALLGVPGAVDRLQLADWVGDADRVAVLLVDGMGWHLLPQLDGDAPLLASVLTGRTGRMNRLACTFPSTTPTNLVSLGTGAAPGEHGILGFTLNIPGTSRVLNHIRWRDDPPHTEWQPLPTWFERLAQAGVSARAVLPEWFIGSGLTAAAYRGAAFRPTRGDEDYAQRMIDELRASPGLVYGYIADLDTAAHVFGIGSTQWHEAAVRIDALLTRVVDALPPNAALLVTADHGGLNIPANARVDVDSDPRLMAAVRVVAGEPRVRYLHTEPGAATDVLATWRELLGHCADVRSRDEAVASGSFGRMNPRHLARLGDVVVTCVAEAAILATAHEPPETVRLIGFHGGATAAEMAIPLIAFRG, from the coding sequence GTGCCCGGTTCGATCTGCGATGTGCTGCCCGCCGCAGCCGCGCTGCTCGGGGTTCCAGGCGCGGTCGACAGGCTGCAATTGGCCGATTGGGTCGGTGACGCCGATCGAGTGGCCGTGCTCCTTGTCGACGGGATGGGTTGGCATCTGCTTCCACAGTTGGATGGCGATGCGCCGCTGTTGGCTTCCGTTCTGACCGGGCGCACCGGCCGGATGAACCGACTGGCCTGTACCTTTCCGTCCACCACACCAACGAATCTGGTGTCCCTGGGAACCGGCGCCGCACCCGGCGAGCACGGCATCCTCGGCTTCACGCTCAATATCCCCGGCACTAGCCGCGTGCTCAACCACATCAGGTGGCGCGATGACCCACCACACACCGAATGGCAGCCGCTACCAACGTGGTTCGAGCGCTTGGCACAGGCGGGTGTCAGTGCCCGCGCCGTACTGCCGGAGTGGTTTATCGGCAGCGGGTTGACGGCCGCGGCATATCGCGGCGCGGCGTTTCGACCGACGCGTGGCGACGAGGACTACGCCCAGCGCATGATCGACGAGCTGCGCGCTTCGCCCGGACTGGTCTACGGCTATATCGCCGACCTGGACACCGCGGCACATGTATTCGGCATCGGGTCGACCCAGTGGCACGAGGCGGCGGTCCGAATAGATGCGCTGCTGACCCGCGTGGTCGACGCGTTGCCGCCCAACGCGGCCCTGCTGGTGACCGCCGACCACGGCGGCCTCAACATCCCCGCGAACGCCCGCGTCGACGTCGATAGCGACCCGAGGCTGATGGCTGCGGTACGGGTGGTCGCCGGCGAACCCCGAGTGCGCTACCTGCACACGGAGCCGGGCGCCGCGACGGACGTGCTGGCCACATGGCGCGAGTTGCTTGGCCATTGCGCGGATGTGCGCAGCCGCGATGAGGCGGTTGCATCCGGAAGCTTCGGGCGTATGAATCCGCGACATTTGGCCCGCCTCGGCGATGTGGTGGTCACCTGCGTGGCCGAGGCGGCGATACTGGCAACCGCGCACGAACCTCCAGAAACGGTTCGTCTCATCGGTTTTCACGGCGGGGCCACCGCGGCCGAAATGGCGATACCGCTGATAGCTTTTCGCGGCTGA
- a CDS encoding glutamine synthetase family protein has translation MLPWAELEQLVAAGDIDTVIVAFTDMQGRLAGKRVSGRFFVDEVARNGADCCSYLLAVDVDLNTVSGYAMSSWETGYGDMVMTPDLTTLRRIPWLPGTALVIADLVWADGSAVTASPRGILRRQLERLKERGLVADVATELEFIVFDQSYRRAWASGYRGLIPASDYNIDYAILASSRMEPLLRDIRLGMQGAGLRFEVLKGECNQGQQEIGFRYDEALVTCDNHAIYKNGAKEIADQHGKSLTFMAKYDEHEGNSCHVHLSLRGTDGSAVFADDSGSHGMSATFRSFVAGQLATLRELTLFYAPNINSYKRFADASFAPTAVAWGLDNRTCALRVVGHDRNIRVECRVPGGDVNQYLAVAALIAGGLYGIERELELPQPCAGNAYQAHDIERLPATLAEAAAEFGKSVIAREAFGDDVVAHYLNNARVEQAAFDAAVTDWERIRGFERL, from the coding sequence ATGTTGCCATGGGCCGAGCTGGAACAACTGGTTGCCGCGGGTGACATCGACACCGTCATCGTGGCGTTTACCGACATGCAGGGCAGACTCGCCGGCAAGCGGGTCTCGGGCCGGTTTTTCGTCGACGAGGTGGCCCGTAACGGCGCCGACTGTTGTAGCTATCTGTTGGCCGTCGATGTCGACCTGAACACCGTTTCCGGCTATGCCATGTCGAGTTGGGAGACCGGCTACGGCGACATGGTGATGACGCCGGACCTGACCACCCTTCGGCGCATTCCCTGGCTACCCGGCACGGCACTGGTGATAGCCGACCTGGTCTGGGCCGACGGCAGCGCGGTCACCGCGTCGCCGCGCGGCATCCTGCGCCGCCAGCTCGAGCGGCTCAAGGAACGGGGACTGGTCGCCGACGTCGCCACTGAGCTGGAGTTCATCGTGTTCGACCAGTCGTATCGCCGGGCATGGGCCAGCGGCTACCGGGGGCTGATCCCGGCCAGCGACTACAACATCGATTACGCGATATTGGCGTCGTCGCGGATGGAGCCGCTGCTGCGTGACATCCGGCTGGGCATGCAGGGCGCGGGCTTGCGGTTCGAGGTCCTCAAGGGCGAGTGCAACCAGGGTCAACAAGAGATCGGGTTCCGTTACGACGAGGCGCTGGTCACCTGCGACAACCACGCGATCTATAAGAACGGCGCCAAGGAAATCGCGGACCAGCACGGCAAGAGTCTGACGTTCATGGCGAAATACGATGAGCACGAAGGCAACAGCTGCCACGTCCATCTCTCGCTGCGCGGCACCGACGGCTCGGCGGTATTCGCCGACGACAGCGGCTCGCACGGCATGTCGGCCACTTTTCGCAGCTTCGTCGCCGGTCAATTGGCCACACTGCGCGAACTCACCTTGTTCTATGCGCCGAACATCAACTCCTACAAGCGATTTGCCGACGCAAGCTTCGCGCCCACCGCGGTGGCATGGGGACTGGACAACCGCACCTGCGCGCTGCGGGTTGTCGGGCATGACCGCAACATCCGGGTCGAATGCCGGGTTCCCGGCGGGGATGTCAACCAATACCTCGCCGTGGCGGCGCTGATCGCGGGAGGGCTGTACGGTATCGAGCGGGAACTGGAGCTTCCGCAGCCGTGCGCCGGGAATGCCTACCAAGCCCACGACATCGAGCGGCTGCCCGCCACGCTGGCCGAAGCCGCCGCGGAGTTCGGCAAATCGGTGATCGCGCGGGAGGCCTTTGGCGACGACGTCGTGGCGCACTACCTGAACAACGCGCGCGTGGAGCAGGCGGCCTTCGACGCGGCGGTCACCGATTGGGAGAGGATACGTGGTTTTGAACGCCTGTAA
- a CDS encoding PE family protein — protein MSFVIARPDMLAAASSDLAAIGSAVGAANTAAAVPTTRLLAAAADEVSTQIATLFGAHAKSYQTLSTQAAAFHNQFVQALTTAGASYASADAASASPLQTVLDAVNAPVRALLGRPLIGNGADGSAPGQPGGAGGLLYGNGGKGAAGGANQAGGAGGNAGLIGNGGAGGSGGIGAAGGNGGTGGLLFGNGGPGGQGGPGVPGVNGGNAGHGGHGGSAILFGDGGPGGHGGTGADGLAGSNPTPIGTAAAGSDGASHDVNSNTDVTGGAGTGGDDGGVTVNGGKGGHGGEARNTGGGTGNSFGGAGGDGGNGANGGDGGAGGAAVTEDGATAVSGAGGNGGNAEASGGNGGHGGNGGFAQASTTVTGGNGGNGGNGHDSDVSGGAGGAGGVGGDGGRGGLLAGNGGTGGSGGIGGTGGVGAHGGAGGNGGKADVANNLDFGATVTGGDGGDGGDGGSALGTGGAGGAGGLGGRGGAGGVLIGNGGAGGAGGIGGAGGVGGAGGAGGAAGAGGHASPGAGGTNSVGGDGGDGGDGGNGGSGGGGGAAGLGGAGGAGGWLIGQPGSTGAGGAGGAGGAGGAGGTAGGGGAGGGGDTKSGSAGLSGTAGFDGNPGAHG, from the coding sequence ATGTCGTTCGTCATCGCAAGACCGGACATGCTGGCGGCCGCCTCTTCGGATCTGGCGGCCATCGGGTCGGCGGTCGGTGCGGCTAACACCGCCGCGGCGGTTCCGACTACACGATTGCTGGCCGCGGCCGCCGACGAGGTGTCGACGCAGATCGCGACGCTGTTTGGGGCGCACGCGAAGAGCTACCAGACCCTCAGCACCCAGGCGGCGGCGTTTCATAACCAGTTTGTGCAGGCTTTGACCACGGCCGGGGCCTCCTATGCCAGCGCAGACGCCGCCAGCGCCTCGCCGCTTCAGACTGTGCTGGACGCGGTCAATGCGCCCGTCCGGGCACTGCTGGGACGTCCGCTGATCGGTAACGGCGCGGATGGGTCGGCACCGGGCCAGCCCGGCGGAGCCGGCGGGTTGCTGTACGGCAATGGCGGCAAGGGCGCCGCCGGTGGGGCCAACCAGGCGGGCGGTGCCGGCGGGAACGCGGGACTCATCGGCAATGGCGGGGCCGGCGGATCCGGGGGCATTGGCGCGGCCGGCGGGAACGGCGGCACCGGGGGGTTGCTGTTCGGGAACGGTGGGCCCGGCGGGCAAGGCGGGCCTGGCGTACCGGGTGTCAATGGCGGTAACGCCGGGCATGGGGGTCACGGTGGCAGCGCAATTCTGTTCGGCGACGGCGGACCGGGCGGGCACGGTGGCACCGGCGCCGACGGCCTTGCCGGCAGCAATCCCACCCCCATCGGCACCGCCGCGGCCGGCAGCGACGGCGCAAGTCACGACGTGAATAGCAATACCGACGTCACGGGCGGAGCCGGGACGGGCGGCGACGATGGCGGCGTCACCGTGAACGGCGGCAAGGGAGGCCACGGCGGCGAAGCAAGGAACACAGGTGGTGGCACCGGCAATTCCTTTGGAGGTGCGGGCGGCGACGGAGGGAACGGCGCCAACGGCGGCGACGGTGGTGCCGGTGGGGCAGCCGTAACCGAAGACGGTGCCACCGCCGTCAGTGGTGCTGGCGGTAACGGAGGTAACGCCGAGGCTTCCGGCGGCAACGGCGGCCACGGTGGCAACGGTGGGTTTGCTCAGGCCAGCACCACCGTGACCGGGGGGAACGGCGGCAACGGCGGTAACGGCCATGACAGTGACGTTTCGGGTGGCGCTGGCGGCGCGGGTGGCGTCGGCGGTGACGGCGGCCGCGGCGGTTTGCTGGCCGGCAACGGAGGCACCGGCGGTTCCGGCGGCATCGGCGGGACCGGCGGCGTTGGTGCCCACGGCGGGGCCGGCGGCAACGGTGGCAAAGCCGACGTTGCCAACAACCTCGACTTCGGTGCCACCGTCACCGGCGGCGATGGCGGAGACGGCGGTGACGGCGGCAGCGCCCTGGGTACCGGGGGCGCCGGGGGCGCCGGGGGTCTAGGCGGTCGCGGGGGCGCTGGCGGGGTGCTGATTGGCAACGGCGGCGCCGGTGGTGCCGGCGGCATCGGGGGTGCGGGCGGTGTCGGCGGCGCCGGCGGTGCGGGCGGCGCCGCCGGTGCCGGCGGCCACGCTAGTCCCGGCGCCGGTGGTACCAACTCCGTCGGCGGTGACGGCGGTGACGGCGGTGACGGCGGTAATGGCGGCAGCGGCGGTGGCGGCGGTGCCGCGGGCCTTGGCGGCGCCGGCGGCGCCGGGGGATGGCTGATCGGACAGCCTGGCAGCACCGGCGCCGGTGGCGCTGGCGGTGCGGGTGGCGCCGGAGGTGCCGGTGGCACGGCTGGCGGCGGCGGTGCCGGTGGCGGTGGGGACACCAAATCTGGTAGCGCCGGCTTGTCCGGTACGGCAGGCTTCGACGGCAACCCTGGCGCGCATGGCTGA
- a CDS encoding HoxN/HupN/NixA family nickel/cobalt transporter, with protein MASSERDRHRHRRGPRWSRLRSFLSASEWRRLGLMLAVIVAFHLVGWLTLLCVVDPARLSLGGKAFGVGVGLTAYTLGLRHAFDADHIAAIDNTTRKLMSDGQRPLAVGFFFSLGHSTVVFVLAMLLATGLRVIAGSVENDSSTLHRYTGLIGTSVSGLFLYLIAILNVIVLAGILRVFARLRRGGYNETELERQLDNRGLINRFLGRLTKSITKSWHMYPVGLLFGLGFDTATEIAILVLAGTGAAAGLPWYAILCLPVLFTAGMCLLDTIDGSFMNFAYGWAFSNPVRKIYYNITITALSVAVALLIGSVELVGLFAEQFGWHGPFWDWLGGLNLNAVGFVVVGLFVAAWALALLIWRYGRFEEKWALATTSTT; from the coding sequence ATGGCCAGCAGTGAGCGCGACCGGCACCGCCACCGTCGCGGGCCACGATGGTCTCGACTGCGCAGCTTCCTGTCGGCCTCGGAGTGGCGACGCCTGGGACTGATGCTGGCGGTGATCGTCGCGTTCCATCTGGTTGGTTGGCTCACCCTGCTCTGCGTCGTGGATCCGGCACGGCTTAGCCTGGGCGGCAAGGCGTTTGGCGTCGGCGTCGGGCTCACGGCCTACACCCTGGGGTTGCGTCACGCGTTCGATGCCGACCACATAGCCGCCATCGACAACACCACCCGCAAGTTGATGAGCGACGGGCAGCGCCCGTTGGCCGTCGGCTTCTTCTTCTCGCTGGGCCACTCCACAGTGGTCTTTGTGCTGGCGATGCTGCTGGCGACCGGGCTCAGGGTCATCGCCGGATCGGTCGAGAACGATTCCTCGACGCTGCACCGCTACACCGGTTTGATCGGCACCAGTGTCTCGGGCCTGTTCCTGTATTTGATCGCGATCCTCAACGTCATTGTGCTGGCCGGCATCCTGCGGGTGTTCGCACGGTTGCGCCGGGGCGGCTATAACGAGACCGAACTCGAACGGCAACTAGACAACCGCGGACTGATCAATCGCTTTCTCGGCCGGTTGACCAAGTCGATCACCAAGTCGTGGCACATGTATCCGGTGGGGTTGCTGTTCGGACTGGGATTCGACACCGCCACCGAAATCGCAATCTTGGTCCTCGCCGGCACCGGCGCGGCGGCCGGGCTGCCCTGGTACGCCATCCTGTGTCTGCCCGTGCTGTTCACCGCGGGCATGTGTCTCTTGGACACCATCGACGGCTCGTTCATGAACTTCGCCTACGGCTGGGCATTCTCCAACCCGGTGCGCAAGATCTACTACAACATCACCATCACTGCCCTTTCGGTGGCTGTCGCGTTGTTGATTGGCAGCGTCGAACTGGTTGGCCTGTTCGCCGAGCAGTTTGGCTGGCATGGCCCCTTCTGGGACTGGCTTGGTGGTCTGAATCTCAACGCCGTCGGCTTCGTTGTGGTGGGATTGTTCGTCGCTGCTTGGGCCCTTGCCTTGCTGATCTGGCGCTATGGCCGATTTGAAGAGAAGTGGGCCCTGGCGACCACCAGCACGACCTAA
- a CDS encoding PE family protein gives MSFVIATPDLLAAASSDLAAIRSSIIAASTAASVPTTQLLAAAEDEVSAAVAALFSTHAREYHAVSSQAAAFHGQFVQALTTAGGSYASAEAGNATPLQALLDAVNAPTQALLGRPLIGNGVDGSAPGEAGGPGGLLYGNGGNGAAGGPTQAGGAGGDAGLIGNGGAGGAGGTGAAGGNGGIGGLLFGNGGAGGLGGSGAANINGGIGGHGGHGGSAVLFGSGGLGGQGGTGATGITASNPTPVGTAAPGTDGASSTAANGVGGAGGTGADGGVAMTGGGGGAGGNVTTSVGTATGGSGGDGGNGGNGGNGGAGGTATTTGGVTAVGGAGGDGGNAQAPGGAGGSGGKGGSAGAVSNSTGGNGGSGGNGHDTDVSGGAGGAGGTGGNGGRGGLLAGNGGIGGSGGTGGDGGVGAPGGAGGSGNTGGNASNTAGAGNSAVGGDGGAGGNGGSALGTGGTGGAGGLGGHGGAGGLLVGDGGVGGAGGNAGAGGAGGDGGTGGGGGAGGNGTGGGLSLMFLGGDGGDGGYGGNGGNGGAGGAPGFGGTGGSGGWLIGHTGGTGAGGAGGAGGAGGAGGAAGGGGAGGSGSISPGNPGSDGVAGADGAVGAHG, from the coding sequence ATGTCGTTTGTGATCGCAACACCGGACCTGCTCGCGGCGGCCTCTTCAGATTTGGCGGCCATCAGGTCATCGATCATTGCGGCTAGCACCGCCGCGTCGGTTCCCACAACTCAGTTGCTCGCCGCAGCCGAGGATGAGGTGTCAGCGGCGGTCGCGGCGCTATTCAGCACGCACGCCCGGGAATACCACGCCGTTAGCAGCCAAGCGGCGGCGTTTCATGGCCAGTTTGTGCAGGCTTTGACCACGGCTGGAGGCTCCTATGCCAGCGCTGAAGCCGGCAACGCGACGCCTTTGCAAGCCCTGCTGGACGCGGTCAATGCGCCCACGCAGGCGCTGCTAGGCCGCCCGCTGATCGGCAACGGCGTCGATGGGTCGGCACCCGGCGAGGCCGGCGGGCCGGGCGGGTTGCTGTACGGCAACGGCGGTAATGGCGCCGCCGGTGGGCCCACGCAAGCGGGCGGCGCCGGCGGTGACGCGGGGTTGATCGGCAATGGCGGGGCCGGCGGCGCCGGCGGGACAGGTGCGGCCGGTGGTAACGGCGGCATCGGGGGCCTGCTGTTCGGTAACGGCGGGGCCGGCGGACTCGGTGGGTCCGGCGCCGCGAATATCAACGGCGGTATAGGCGGGCATGGGGGCCACGGTGGCAGCGCCGTCCTGTTCGGAAGCGGCGGACTCGGCGGGCAGGGCGGCACCGGGGCTACCGGCATCACAGCCAGCAACCCCACCCCCGTCGGCACGGCCGCCCCGGGCACCGACGGCGCAAGTTCAACCGCCGCCAACGGGGTCGGCGGCGCCGGTGGGACCGGAGCCGACGGCGGCGTCGCAATGACTGGCGGGGGCGGCGGAGCCGGCGGCAACGTGACGACCTCGGTTGGCACCGCCACCGGCGGTTCCGGCGGCGACGGCGGAAACGGCGGCAACGGCGGCAACGGCGGTGCCGGCGGGACCGCCACCACTACCGGGGGTGTGACCGCCGTCGGTGGTGCCGGCGGTGACGGAGGCAACGCGCAGGCTCCCGGCGGTGCGGGCGGTAGCGGCGGGAAGGGCGGAAGCGCTGGTGCGGTCAGCAACAGCACTGGGGGTAATGGCGGTAGCGGCGGGAACGGCCATGATACTGACGTCTCCGGCGGCGCGGGCGGCGCCGGCGGCACCGGTGGTAACGGCGGTCGCGGCGGACTGCTGGCCGGCAACGGCGGCATCGGAGGCAGCGGCGGCACCGGCGGCGACGGCGGAGTGGGAGCCCCCGGCGGTGCCGGCGGCAGCGGCAACACCGGCGGCAATGCCAGCAACACCGCCGGCGCGGGCAACTCGGCCGTCGGTGGCGATGGCGGTGCAGGAGGTAACGGCGGCAGCGCCCTCGGCACGGGCGGCACGGGTGGCGCCGGGGGTCTGGGCGGTCACGGTGGTGCGGGCGGGCTGCTGGTTGGGGACGGCGGCGTAGGCGGCGCGGGCGGCAACGCCGGTGCGGGTGGCGCGGGCGGCGATGGCGGCACCGGCGGCGGCGGTGGCGCCGGTGGAAACGGTACCGGTGGCGGCCTGTCTTTGATGTTCCTAGGCGGCGACGGCGGCGACGGCGGTTACGGCGGCAACGGCGGTAATGGCGGTGCCGGCGGCGCCCCGGGCTTCGGTGGCACGGGTGGGTCCGGGGGGTGGCTGATCGGACACACCGGCGGCACCGGTGCGGGCGGCGCGGGTGGTGCGGGCGGCGCCGGCGGTGCGGGCGGGGCGGCCGGCGGCGGCGGTGCGGGAGGCTCCGGGTCAATCTCGCCGGGCAACCCCGGATCCGACGGTGTTGCGGGCGCAGACGGCGCGGTTGGCGCGCACGGTTGA
- a CDS encoding aldehyde dehydrogenase family protein — protein MSTVQLINPATEEVLRSVEHADAAAVDDAVRRAQAAQRRWARLDPAERASGLRAFAAAVDNHIDELAALEVANSGHPIASAEWEAGNVRDVLQFYAASPERLSGKQIPVAGGLDVTFNEPLGVVGVITPWNFPMVIASWGIAPALAAGNAVLVKPAEPTPLTTMRLGELAVDAGLDEDLLQVLPGRGAVVGERFVTHPDVRKIVFTGSTEVGKKVMTGAAAQVKRVTLELGGKSANIIFADCDLERAAASAPAGVFDNAGQDCCARSRILVQRSVYDRFMELLEPAVRKVVVGDPSSRDTEMGPLVSAAHRDKVASYVPDDAPVAFCGTVPQGRGFWFPPTVLTPKRTDRSVTEEIFGPVVTVLRFDDEADAIALANDTAYGLSGSIWTNDLSRALRVSRAVESGNLSVNSHSSVRFNTPFGGFKQSGLGRELGPDAPLHFTETKNVFIAIAQEVP, from the coding sequence ATGAGCACAGTGCAGCTGATCAACCCCGCCACCGAAGAAGTGCTGCGGTCGGTCGAGCACGCCGACGCAGCCGCGGTGGACGACGCGGTGCGGCGCGCCCAGGCAGCGCAGCGGCGCTGGGCGCGCCTGGACCCCGCCGAACGGGCTTCCGGCCTACGAGCGTTCGCGGCCGCCGTCGACAACCACATCGACGAACTGGCCGCGCTGGAAGTGGCCAACTCCGGACACCCGATCGCGTCGGCCGAGTGGGAGGCCGGCAACGTCCGTGACGTGTTGCAGTTTTATGCTGCCAGCCCGGAACGCTTGTCCGGCAAGCAGATTCCCGTGGCGGGTGGGCTCGATGTTACGTTCAACGAACCACTGGGTGTGGTCGGGGTGATCACGCCCTGGAATTTCCCGATGGTGATCGCCTCCTGGGGTATCGCGCCGGCCCTGGCCGCCGGCAATGCGGTGCTGGTCAAGCCGGCCGAACCGACGCCGTTGACCACGATGCGCCTGGGTGAGCTGGCGGTCGATGCGGGCCTGGACGAAGATCTGCTGCAGGTGTTGCCGGGACGGGGCGCGGTGGTCGGGGAGCGGTTCGTCACCCATCCCGACGTGCGCAAGATCGTGTTCACCGGGTCCACCGAAGTCGGCAAGAAGGTGATGACCGGCGCCGCCGCTCAGGTTAAGCGGGTGACGCTGGAACTGGGTGGCAAGAGCGCCAACATCATCTTCGCCGACTGCGACCTAGAGCGCGCAGCGGCGAGTGCACCGGCCGGGGTTTTCGACAACGCCGGCCAGGACTGCTGCGCCCGCAGCCGAATCCTGGTGCAGCGCAGCGTCTACGACCGGTTCATGGAGCTGCTGGAACCGGCGGTACGCAAGGTTGTCGTTGGGGATCCCAGCTCGCGCGACACCGAAATGGGGCCGCTGGTATCGGCTGCGCATCGTGACAAGGTGGCCTCCTATGTGCCCGACGACGCCCCCGTCGCGTTCTGCGGCACCGTCCCCCAAGGGCGCGGATTTTGGTTCCCACCAACGGTTCTCACTCCCAAGCGCACCGATCGCAGCGTCACCGAGGAGATCTTCGGCCCCGTGGTGACGGTGCTGAGATTTGACGACGAGGCCGACGCCATCGCGCTGGCCAACGACACCGCATACGGGCTGTCCGGATCAATCTGGACCAACGACCTATCGCGCGCGCTGCGGGTGTCGCGGGCAGTCGAGTCGGGCAACCTGTCGGTGAATTCACACTCGTCGGTGCGTTTCAATACCCCCTTCGGTGGCTTCAAGCAGTCGGGACTGGGGCGCGAGCTCGGGCCGGATGCGCCGCTGCATTTCACCGAAACCAAGAATGTGTTCATCGCAATCGCTCAGGAGGTTCCGTGA
- a CDS encoding alpha/beta hydrolase, with product MMTTLDGFPVPVAVAGPEKGVVVVLLAAEQRALAAYEAVCERLHTASLRTVVIGADVRLTPKSVIGILDALGIVWAVLVGDRAGAELAWDLAATRLGRFVGLVAVDRGHPRVAGPDGMIRDANCPPVEIGTTVLVSSPAARAIADESQRFVYAEYRVVDLAGRRSAQESTAQLATEIVLRANGW from the coding sequence ATGATGACCACGCTCGACGGATTCCCGGTCCCAGTCGCGGTGGCCGGTCCGGAGAAGGGCGTCGTTGTTGTCTTACTCGCCGCCGAGCAGCGCGCGCTGGCCGCGTACGAAGCCGTCTGTGAGCGTCTGCACACCGCGTCGCTGCGGACCGTCGTCATCGGCGCTGACGTGCGGCTGACGCCCAAGTCTGTGATCGGCATCCTCGATGCCCTCGGGATCGTATGGGCGGTGCTGGTTGGCGACCGCGCCGGTGCCGAGCTGGCCTGGGATCTGGCGGCGACCAGGTTGGGTCGGTTCGTCGGGCTGGTGGCGGTCGACCGCGGACACCCGCGGGTGGCCGGCCCTGATGGCATGATTCGCGACGCCAATTGTCCGCCGGTGGAGATTGGCACGACCGTTCTGGTCAGTTCGCCTGCCGCGCGGGCAATTGCCGACGAAAGCCAGCGGTTCGTCTACGCCGAATATCGGGTGGTGGACCTCGCCGGGCGGCGCAGTGCACAGGAGTCGACCGCTCAGCTGGCCACCGAGATCGTGTTGCGCGCCAACGGTTGGTAG
- a CDS encoding gamma-glutamyl-gamma-aminobutyrate hydrolase family protein, which translates to MTMYLEQIKTGPWDVPAGYLPADYFEGVVMAGGVAVLLPPQPVDTGAAIRVLDSLHALVITGGYDVDPAAYGQQPHPTTDQPRPDRDAWELALLASALDRGLPVLGICRGAQLLNVAFGGTLHQHLPEVIGHDGHRAGNGVFTRLPVRTVAGTRLAALLGESADVPCYHHQAIDKVGAGLVVSAWDADGVVEALELPGDRFALAVQWHPEKSLDDLRLLRALVDAARSYAASKPT; encoded by the coding sequence ATGACCATGTACCTCGAGCAGATCAAGACCGGGCCGTGGGACGTTCCCGCGGGTTATCTACCCGCCGACTACTTCGAGGGCGTCGTCATGGCCGGTGGCGTCGCGGTGCTGCTGCCGCCGCAGCCGGTGGACACCGGCGCCGCCATCCGCGTGCTGGACAGCCTGCACGCTTTGGTAATCACCGGCGGCTATGACGTCGACCCCGCCGCATACGGTCAGCAACCGCACCCGACCACCGATCAGCCGCGGCCCGACCGCGACGCCTGGGAGCTGGCGTTGTTGGCTAGTGCGCTGGACCGCGGGCTGCCGGTGCTGGGCATCTGTCGGGGCGCTCAGCTGCTCAACGTCGCCTTCGGCGGCACCCTGCACCAGCACCTGCCCGAGGTCATCGGCCATGATGGGCATCGGGCCGGCAACGGGGTGTTCACTAGGCTGCCGGTGCGCACCGTGGCGGGCACGCGGCTCGCCGCACTGCTCGGTGAGTCCGCCGACGTGCCGTGCTACCACCATCAGGCCATCGACAAAGTCGGCGCCGGCCTGGTGGTCAGCGCGTGGGACGCCGACGGCGTGGTCGAGGCGCTGGAGTTGCCCGGCGATAGGTTTGCGCTTGCGGTGCAGTGGCATCCGGAGAAGTCCCTGGACGATCTACGGCTGTTGCGGGCCCTGGTCGACGCGGCGCGGTCGTACGCGGCATCAAAGCCGACATGA